Proteins encoded by one window of Kribbella flavida DSM 17836:
- a CDS encoding D-alanine--D-alanine ligase family protein has protein sequence MSDLGRVLVLAGGLSHERDVSLRSGRRVADALRSVGVEVEQRDVDASLVERLRNDPPDAVFPVLHGVTGEDGALRQVLDLYGVPYVGADAAACRTAFDKPVASTMVRSAGLRSPESVVLGHDTFRELGAAALMEAVVGQLGLPLVVKPARGGSALGASIVRTIDELPSAMVNCYAYGPVALIERYVEGTEVAVTVVDTGDGPWALPAVEIQPDSGFYDYEARYTAGATQFVVPARLDAAVAAACAQAAVTAHRALGLRDLSRSDLVVDAQGVPWFLEVNVAPGMTETSLVPLAAEAAGIELGVLCRDLLATAAAR, from the coding sequence ATGAGTGATCTGGGTCGAGTGCTGGTACTGGCTGGTGGGCTGTCGCACGAGCGGGACGTCTCGTTGCGTTCCGGCCGCCGCGTCGCGGACGCGCTGCGCAGCGTCGGGGTCGAGGTCGAGCAGCGTGACGTCGACGCGAGCCTGGTCGAGCGGCTGCGCAACGATCCCCCGGACGCCGTCTTCCCCGTGCTGCACGGTGTCACCGGCGAGGACGGCGCCCTGCGCCAGGTCCTCGACCTGTACGGCGTCCCCTACGTCGGCGCCGACGCCGCGGCCTGCCGGACGGCGTTCGACAAGCCGGTCGCCAGCACGATGGTCCGCTCGGCCGGTCTGCGGTCGCCGGAGTCGGTGGTGCTCGGGCACGACACGTTCCGCGAGCTCGGCGCGGCGGCGTTGATGGAGGCCGTCGTCGGGCAGCTCGGCCTGCCGCTGGTGGTCAAGCCCGCCCGCGGCGGATCAGCGCTCGGCGCCTCGATCGTGCGCACGATCGACGAACTGCCCTCGGCGATGGTGAACTGCTACGCCTACGGACCGGTCGCGCTGATCGAGCGGTACGTCGAAGGCACGGAGGTCGCCGTCACGGTGGTCGACACCGGCGACGGGCCGTGGGCCCTGCCGGCCGTCGAGATCCAGCCGGACTCGGGCTTCTACGACTACGAGGCGCGGTACACGGCGGGCGCCACCCAGTTCGTCGTACCGGCTCGGCTGGACGCCGCGGTGGCTGCGGCTTGTGCGCAGGCGGCGGTGACAGCGCACCGGGCGCTCGGGCTGCGGGACCTGTCGCGTTCGGACCTGGTCGTCGACGCGCAGGGTGTGCCGTGGTTCCTGGAGGTCAACGTGGCGCCGGGCATGACCGAGACGTCGCTGGTTCCGCTGGCGGCGGAGGCGGCTGGGATCGAGCTGGGCGTGCTGTGCCGCGATCTGCTCGCCACCGCTGCCGCTCGCTGA
- a CDS encoding DUF2784 domain-containing protein produces the protein MVYRFLADVVMVFHGVFLLFFVIGGFIAWRWPKVIWAHLLVGVYSLVNVVLDFACPLTRPEKYLRRKGGEDDYEGGYIQHYLEGSLWPEGATPTAEKVGFALLVISYVGFFVLRRRRRQRVPAAAARG, from the coding sequence ATGGTCTACCGCTTCCTCGCCGACGTGGTGATGGTGTTCCACGGCGTGTTCCTGCTGTTCTTCGTGATCGGCGGGTTCATCGCGTGGCGGTGGCCGAAGGTGATCTGGGCGCACCTGCTGGTCGGCGTCTACAGCCTGGTCAACGTGGTCCTGGACTTCGCCTGTCCGCTGACCCGCCCCGAGAAGTACTTGCGCCGCAAGGGCGGCGAGGACGACTACGAGGGCGGCTACATCCAGCACTACCTGGAGGGCAGTCTCTGGCCGGAGGGGGCGACGCCGACCGCCGAGAAGGTCGGCTTCGCGTTGCTGGTGATCTCGTACGTCGGCTTCTTCGTCCTCCGCCGTCGCCGCAGGCAGCGGGTGCCCGCGGCGGCCGCGCGTGGGTGA
- a CDS encoding SURF1 family protein, translating to MASTPEPPPARPLWRTILTPRWTGLLVLALAIAAVMSVLGVWQLEVYRSKTAAATAERASIAPVPVESLFSIESGLPAAAVARRVTATGTWAPAADQIFISDRAHEGRKGFWVVSPLLLDSSVRSGTPGAVMVVRGWVPSVDDPAAKAPAGRVSLTGGITASEAQDSSGDAGKGRVLQSLRIPTIVHMVDYRIYDAFVVATSVEQGAGLNGLALVPPPPPPTDHAGLRNVAYGFQWWLFAAFTVWMWGRMMLDAHRAGDPDHQPEDDAAPSGTVSA from the coding sequence GTGGCCTCCACTCCTGAGCCCCCGCCGGCGCGACCGTTGTGGCGCACGATCCTCACTCCGCGCTGGACCGGCCTGCTGGTGCTGGCCTTGGCGATCGCCGCGGTGATGTCGGTGCTCGGGGTTTGGCAGCTCGAGGTCTACCGCTCCAAGACCGCCGCGGCGACGGCCGAGCGGGCGTCGATCGCACCGGTGCCGGTGGAGTCGCTGTTCTCGATCGAATCCGGGCTGCCGGCCGCCGCGGTGGCTCGGCGGGTGACGGCCACGGGGACCTGGGCGCCGGCTGCCGATCAGATCTTCATCTCGGACCGCGCACACGAAGGCCGCAAGGGCTTCTGGGTGGTCAGTCCGTTGCTGCTCGACAGTTCCGTTCGCTCCGGTACGCCCGGTGCGGTGATGGTGGTGCGTGGCTGGGTTCCGTCGGTGGACGATCCCGCCGCCAAGGCCCCCGCTGGCCGAGTCAGTCTCACCGGTGGCATCACTGCGTCCGAGGCGCAGGACTCGTCGGGCGACGCCGGCAAGGGACGCGTCCTGCAGTCGCTGCGGATCCCGACGATCGTGCACATGGTCGACTACCGGATCTACGACGCCTTCGTCGTTGCCACCTCGGTCGAGCAGGGCGCCGGGCTCAACGGTCTCGCCCTCGTTCCGCCACCGCCTCCCCCGACCGACCACGCCGGTCTGCGCAATGTCGCCTACGGCTTCCAGTGGTGGTTGTTCGCGGCCTTCACGGTGTGGATGTGGGGCCGGATGATGCTCGACGCGCACCGCGCGGGTGATCCCGACCACCAGCCCGAGGATGACGCAGCGCCAAGCGGTACCGTTTCAGCGTGA
- a CDS encoding protein jag has protein sequence MQNAESAEKSTARGADERLKALEAESDIAADYLEELLDIADLDGDIDMDIDGDRAAVSIVGADLSNLVGENGKVLEALQELTRLAVYRETGERSRLMLDVSNYRANRKAELEQVGQKAIEEARATGKPVRLEPMTPFERKVVHDVVAAAGLTSESEGEEPRRRVVVQPA, from the coding sequence ATGCAGAACGCCGAGTCGGCGGAGAAGTCCACCGCGCGTGGTGCGGACGAGCGACTGAAGGCACTGGAGGCCGAAAGCGACATCGCGGCCGACTACCTGGAAGAACTGCTCGACATCGCCGACCTGGACGGCGACATCGACATGGACATCGACGGCGACCGGGCGGCGGTCTCGATCGTCGGGGCCGACCTGAGCAACCTGGTCGGCGAGAACGGCAAGGTGCTGGAGGCGCTGCAGGAGTTGACCCGGCTGGCGGTCTACCGGGAGACCGGTGAACGCTCGCGGCTGATGCTGGACGTGTCGAACTACCGCGCCAACCGCAAGGCCGAGCTCGAGCAGGTCGGCCAGAAGGCGATCGAAGAGGCGCGGGCCACCGGGAAGCCGGTGCGGCTGGAGCCGATGACGCCGTTCGAGCGCAAGGTGGTGCACGACGTCGTCGCGGCGGCCGGTCTGACCAGCGAGTCGGAGGGCGAGGAGCCGCGTCGCCGGGTCGTCGTCCAGCCGGCCTGA
- a CDS encoding ParB/RepB/Spo0J family partition protein produces MNTRLGRGLGALIPSNPAPGSNASLGSKSSSIPGAPPVRQDSAGAGVRGSGELAAVPGAEFAEIAVDKITPNPKQPRSVFDEDAMAELVHSVKEIGLLQPIVVRRLEEDRYELVMGERRWRATQEAGLTTIPAIVRDTSDDVMLRDALLENLHRSQLNPLEEAAAYQQMLDDFGCTQEVLATRIGRSRPQISNTLRLLKLPASVQRRVAAGVLSAGHARALLGLPSGDAIERLAQRIVAEGLSVRTVEEIVAMGDLSADDPVPARRRNKPVAPRLIDLADRLSDRFETRVKVDLGKTKGKITVEFASIDDLERIVGLMDPNKTAE; encoded by the coding sequence ATGAATACCAGGCTTGGGCGTGGACTGGGTGCTTTGATTCCTAGCAACCCGGCTCCCGGGAGCAATGCGAGTCTGGGAAGTAAGTCGAGTTCGATCCCTGGGGCTCCGCCGGTTCGGCAGGACAGTGCTGGGGCTGGGGTTCGTGGGAGCGGCGAGCTCGCTGCTGTGCCGGGGGCGGAGTTCGCGGAGATCGCGGTCGACAAGATCACGCCGAACCCGAAGCAGCCGCGCAGTGTGTTCGACGAGGACGCGATGGCAGAGCTCGTGCACTCGGTGAAGGAGATCGGGCTGCTGCAGCCGATCGTGGTGCGCCGGTTGGAGGAAGACCGGTACGAGCTGGTGATGGGTGAGCGGCGCTGGCGGGCGACGCAGGAGGCCGGGCTCACCACCATCCCGGCGATCGTGCGGGACACGTCGGACGACGTGATGCTGCGGGACGCGTTGCTGGAGAACCTGCACCGGAGTCAGTTGAACCCGCTCGAAGAGGCGGCGGCGTATCAGCAGATGCTGGACGACTTCGGGTGTACGCAGGAAGTGCTCGCTACGCGGATCGGGCGGTCGCGGCCGCAGATCTCGAATACGCTGCGGCTGCTGAAGTTGCCGGCATCAGTGCAGCGGCGGGTTGCGGCCGGGGTGCTGTCCGCCGGCCATGCGCGGGCATTGCTGGGACTGCCGAGTGGGGACGCGATCGAGCGGCTGGCGCAGCGGATCGTCGCTGAAGGGCTTTCGGTGCGGACGGTCGAGGAGATCGTCGCGATGGGGGACCTGTCGGCGGACGATCCGGTGCCGGCGCGGCGGCGGAACAAGCCGGTGGCGCCGCGGCTGATCGATCTGGCGGACCGGCTGTCGGATCGTTTCGAGACGCGGGTGAAGGTGGACCTTGGCAAGACCAAGGGCAAGATCACGGTGGAGTTCGCGTCGATCGACGATCTGGAGCGGATCGTCGGGTTGATGGATCCGAACAAGACGGCTGAGTGA
- the rsmG gene encoding 16S rRNA (guanine(527)-N(7))-methyltransferase RsmG has product MEELYPGAADRLSAYAELLATEGTLRGLIGPREVPRLWDRHLLNCAVLERLIPEQSSVADVGTGAGLPGIVLALVRPDLHVALVEPLLRRTTFLEEAVQQLGCDNAEVVRARAEDLPPASFDVVTSRAVAPLGKLAGWCLPLCAEGGLMLAMKGSSAEAELAGAERELTALGAEVWHVHQLGVDELAQPTTVVSIVAGRAARGPRHTKRGR; this is encoded by the coding sequence GTGGAGGAGCTTTACCCGGGGGCGGCGGACCGGCTCTCGGCGTACGCCGAACTGCTGGCGACGGAAGGAACCCTGCGCGGGCTGATCGGCCCGCGCGAAGTGCCGCGGCTCTGGGACCGGCACCTGCTGAACTGTGCCGTGCTCGAACGGCTGATTCCCGAGCAGTCCTCGGTCGCCGATGTCGGCACCGGGGCCGGCCTTCCCGGCATCGTGCTGGCCCTGGTCCGGCCCGACCTGCACGTCGCGCTGGTCGAGCCGCTGCTCCGGCGTACGACGTTCCTGGAAGAGGCGGTGCAGCAGCTCGGCTGCGACAACGCCGAGGTGGTCCGGGCCCGCGCCGAGGACCTGCCACCGGCAAGTTTCGACGTGGTCACCTCGAGGGCGGTCGCTCCACTGGGCAAGCTCGCCGGGTGGTGCCTTCCGCTGTGTGCCGAGGGTGGGCTGATGCTGGCCATGAAGGGATCGTCGGCAGAGGCCGAGCTGGCCGGCGCGGAGCGCGAACTGACCGCTCTCGGGGCGGAAGTTTGGCATGTTCACCAACTCGGCGTGGATGAACTGGCCCAGCCGACGACAGTCGTGAGTATTGTGGCCGGACGTGCTGCGCGGGGACCCCGGCACACAAAACGCGGGAGGTGA
- a CDS encoding GNAT family N-acetyltransferase, with the protein MARRLEPLTLANLAELPVPCRACVFWELDPVAAKNASRTGDTELEKEAWLSQLLLDWGTAGFLLYVDDDPAGYVIYGPAAYLPRIQAFPTAPVSPDAVVLATGRVLPRYLGLGLGKLLVQAVAKDVLKRGFRAVEAFGDSRWDGPGCVWPTDFLRAVGFGVVRDHPRHPRLRLDLRSTVTWRSEMEAAVERVLGVIRPEHSPPRPITVREVLPREPQRLRHGPSPS; encoded by the coding sequence ATGGCCCGACGGCTGGAACCGTTGACGCTCGCCAACCTGGCCGAGCTCCCGGTGCCGTGCCGCGCCTGCGTCTTCTGGGAGCTCGACCCGGTCGCCGCGAAGAACGCCTCCCGCACCGGTGACACGGAGCTGGAGAAGGAGGCCTGGCTGTCCCAGCTGCTGCTCGACTGGGGCACCGCCGGCTTCCTCCTGTACGTCGACGACGACCCGGCCGGCTACGTGATCTACGGTCCCGCGGCGTACCTGCCCCGGATCCAGGCGTTCCCGACCGCACCCGTCAGCCCGGACGCCGTCGTGCTCGCGACCGGCCGGGTGCTGCCTCGCTACCTGGGCCTGGGCCTGGGCAAGCTGCTCGTTCAGGCCGTCGCCAAGGACGTGCTGAAGCGGGGGTTCCGGGCCGTGGAGGCGTTCGGCGACTCCCGCTGGGACGGTCCGGGCTGCGTCTGGCCGACGGACTTCCTGCGCGCGGTCGGATTCGGCGTCGTCCGGGACCATCCGCGGCATCCCCGGCTGCGGCTGGACCTGCGTTCGACGGTGACGTGGCGCAGCGAGATGGAAGCGGCGGTCGAACGGGTACTGGGTGTCATCCGGCCCGAGCACTCACCGCCCCGTCCGATCACGGTCCGCGAGGTCCTGCCGCGCGAACCCCAGCGCCTCCGGCACGGCCCGTCGCCCAGCTGA
- a CDS encoding DUF3817 domain-containing protein has protein sequence MTSPADPSTPATSAASATPSAGNRAAALPVQTRGALLRYRIIAYIVGVMLLLLVFLAMPLKYFADNPSVMNVVGPLHGFLYVVYLLATFDLARRVRWPFTRLVLVALAGTIPFLSFYAERKVHHDLTR, from the coding sequence GTGACCTCCCCCGCAGACCCCAGCACCCCCGCCACGTCCGCCGCGTCCGCCACCCCGTCCGCCGGGAACCGCGCCGCCGCCCTCCCGGTGCAGACCCGCGGCGCCCTGCTCCGGTACCGGATCATCGCGTACATCGTCGGCGTGATGCTCCTGCTGCTGGTCTTCCTGGCGATGCCACTGAAGTACTTCGCCGACAACCCGTCCGTGATGAACGTCGTCGGCCCCCTGCACGGCTTCCTCTACGTCGTCTACCTGCTGGCCACCTTCGACCTGGCCCGCCGCGTCCGCTGGCCCTTCACTCGCCTGGTCTTGGTCGCTCTCGCAGGCACGATCCCGTTCCTGTCCTTCTACGCCGAGCGCAAGGTCCACCACGACCTCACCCGCTAA
- a CDS encoding ParA family protein, with the protein MTAAQIAARATSDELQRRLLETPIAAATERTLLVNEGRTMGREFPLPAETRVFVVANQKGGVGKTTTTVNVAAGLALYGARILVIDLDPQGNASTALGIEHSEGTPGVYEAIIEGEPLSKLLQPCEEHPGIVVVPATIDLAGAEIELVSIVARESRLKKALDTHLAETEAAGEKYDYVFIDCPPSLGLLTVNALTAAREVLVPIQSEYYALEGLSQLLRHIEMVKSHLNPTLDVSTILLTMYDARTKLAGEVAAEVRGHFQDAVLRTAVPRSVRISEAPSHGQTVLAYDPASAGALSYLEASREIAMRNTSS; encoded by the coding sequence ATGACTGCCGCACAGATCGCCGCGCGGGCCACCTCGGACGAGCTTCAGCGACGACTGCTCGAAACTCCGATCGCCGCCGCCACCGAACGGACCCTGCTCGTGAACGAAGGACGCACGATGGGCCGCGAGTTCCCGCTGCCCGCCGAGACCCGGGTCTTCGTGGTCGCCAACCAGAAGGGCGGCGTCGGCAAGACCACCACCACCGTGAACGTCGCCGCCGGCCTGGCGCTGTACGGCGCCCGGATCCTGGTGATCGACCTCGACCCGCAGGGCAACGCGTCGACGGCGCTCGGCATCGAGCACTCCGAGGGCACTCCCGGCGTCTACGAGGCGATCATCGAGGGCGAGCCGCTCAGCAAGCTGCTGCAGCCGTGCGAGGAGCACCCCGGCATCGTCGTCGTCCCGGCCACCATCGACCTGGCCGGCGCCGAGATCGAACTGGTCAGCATCGTCGCCCGCGAGAGCCGGCTGAAGAAGGCCCTCGACACCCACCTGGCCGAGACCGAGGCCGCCGGCGAGAAGTACGACTACGTCTTCATCGACTGCCCGCCCTCGCTCGGCCTGCTCACCGTGAACGCCCTCACCGCCGCCCGCGAGGTCCTGGTCCCGATCCAGAGCGAGTACTACGCCCTGGAAGGCCTCTCCCAGCTCCTCCGCCACATCGAGATGGTCAAGTCCCACCTGAACCCGACCCTCGACGTCTCCACCATCCTGCTCACCATGTACGACGCCCGCACCAAGCTGGCCGGCGAGGTCGCCGCCGAGGTCCGCGGCCACTTCCAGGACGCCGTCCTCCGCACCGCCGTCCCCCGCTCCGTCCGCATCTCCGAGGCCCCCAGCCACGGCCAAACGGTGCTCGCCTACGACCCTGCCTCCGCCGGCGCCCTCTCCTACCTAGAGGCATCCCGCGAAATCGCCATGCGCAACACGAGCTCGTAG
- a CDS encoding PLP-dependent aminotransferase family protein encodes MSADLPDVRQTRLDNYVDRYAARTKGMTASEIRALFSVASRPEVVSLAGGMPNIGGLPLDVVGGAVRDLVVDHGSTAMQYGSGQGDPVLREQICDVMRLEGIDAHPDDVVVTVGSQQAVDLVTRVFCDPGDVVICEAPSYVGALGVFRAYQCEVVHVAMDDHGVQPEALEQAIESVRAAGKTIKFFYTIPNFHNPAGVSLSDERRRRVLEICQRADLLVLEDNPYGLLGFDGEPQRALRADDREGVIYLGSFSKTFAPGFRVGWAVAPHAVREKLVLAQESATLCPPVFSQLAISSYLSRHDWLGQVKQFREMYRERRDAMLAALTEKMPAATTWTRPGGGFYVWLTLPEGLDAKAMLPRAVTARVAYVPGTAFFADGFGSQCMRLSYCHPTPERITEGVARLAGVINEELELRQTFGPLQPGAGHNYDAPGPELS; translated from the coding sequence GTGAGTGCTGACCTGCCCGACGTCCGGCAGACCCGTCTCGACAACTACGTCGACCGGTACGCAGCACGGACGAAGGGTATGACCGCCTCCGAGATCCGCGCACTCTTCTCCGTCGCCAGCCGCCCGGAGGTCGTCTCGCTCGCGGGCGGCATGCCGAACATCGGCGGCCTGCCGCTCGACGTGGTCGGCGGCGCGGTCCGCGACCTGGTGGTCGACCACGGCTCGACCGCGATGCAGTACGGCTCCGGCCAGGGCGACCCCGTCCTGCGGGAGCAGATCTGCGACGTGATGCGGCTGGAAGGCATCGACGCCCATCCCGACGACGTCGTGGTCACGGTCGGCAGCCAGCAGGCGGTGGACCTGGTCACCCGGGTGTTCTGCGACCCGGGCGACGTGGTGATCTGCGAAGCGCCGTCGTACGTCGGGGCGCTCGGCGTCTTCCGCGCGTACCAGTGCGAGGTCGTGCACGTGGCGATGGACGACCACGGCGTGCAGCCCGAGGCGCTGGAGCAGGCGATCGAGTCGGTCCGGGCGGCCGGCAAGACGATCAAGTTCTTCTACACGATCCCGAACTTCCACAACCCGGCCGGAGTCTCGCTGTCCGACGAGCGGCGGCGCCGGGTGCTGGAGATCTGTCAGCGCGCGGACCTGCTGGTGCTGGAGGACAACCCGTACGGTCTGCTCGGCTTCGACGGCGAGCCGCAGCGGGCGCTGCGCGCGGACGACCGGGAGGGTGTGATCTACCTCGGCTCGTTCTCGAAGACGTTCGCGCCGGGGTTCCGGGTCGGCTGGGCGGTCGCGCCGCACGCCGTCCGGGAGAAGCTGGTTCTGGCGCAGGAGTCGGCGACGTTGTGCCCGCCGGTGTTCAGCCAGCTGGCGATCTCGTCGTACCTGAGCCGGCACGACTGGCTCGGCCAGGTGAAGCAGTTCCGGGAGATGTACCGCGAGCGCCGTGACGCGATGCTGGCCGCGCTCACCGAGAAGATGCCGGCGGCAACGACGTGGACGAGGCCGGGCGGCGGCTTCTACGTCTGGCTGACGCTGCCGGAAGGCCTGGACGCGAAGGCGATGCTGCCGCGCGCGGTCACCGCCCGGGTCGCCTACGTGCCCGGAACCGCCTTCTTCGCCGACGGTTTCGGCTCTCAGTGCATGCGGCTGTCCTATTGTCACCCGACGCCCGAGCGCATCACCGAGGGGGTCGCGCGACTGGCCGGCGTGATCAACGAGGAGCTCGAGCTGCGGCAGACGTTCGGTCCGCTGCAGCCCGGCGCCGGGCACAACTACGACGCACCGGGCCCGGAGCTGAGCTGA